The proteins below come from a single Thermodesulfovibrionales bacterium genomic window:
- the hemC gene encoding hydroxymethylbilane synthase, with protein MKKRKIVIGTRGSKLALWQSEWVRHELLKLNPDLQIELKKIKTTGDKILDVPLAKVGGKGLFVKEIEDALLSREIDLAVHSMKDVPTLLPGGLHLAAICKREDPRDAFISPLRDSKFRYKSFKELPHGARVGTSSLRRACQILSIRPDLKIIQLRGNVDTRFRKLDEGQFDAMILAAAGIKRLGWEHRITEILPVEISLPAIGQGAIGIECRIDDEFINSLVRPLNDYKTSIAVIAERAFLKRLEGGCQVPIAAHARFFNGKLVMDGLVSSIPGDKIIRGHAEEAGFPEETSGLEKKLIDKAERLGITLAEDLLKRGAREILDEVYMQ; from the coding sequence ATGAAAAAGAGGAAGATAGTTATTGGCACAAGAGGATCAAAACTTGCCCTTTGGCAGTCTGAATGGGTGAGGCATGAATTATTAAAGTTAAACCCAGACCTTCAGATAGAACTTAAAAAGATAAAAACAACAGGGGATAAGATACTTGATGTACCTCTTGCAAAGGTTGGTGGAAAGGGTCTCTTCGTAAAAGAGATTGAAGATGCACTTCTCAGCAGAGAGATTGATCTTGCTGTACACAGCATGAAGGATGTACCAACACTCTTGCCCGGGGGACTTCACCTTGCTGCCATATGCAAGAGGGAGGATCCCAGGGATGCCTTTATCAGTCCCCTTCGGGATTCAAAATTTAGATATAAAAGTTTTAAGGAACTTCCCCATGGTGCAAGGGTTGGCACCAGCAGTCTGAGAAGGGCATGCCAGATTCTAAGTATAAGGCCGGATCTTAAAATAATCCAGTTAAGAGGGAATGTGGACACACGCTTCAGAAAACTTGATGAAGGTCAGTTTGATGCAATGATACTTGCTGCTGCTGGCATTAAAAGACTCGGCTGGGAGCACAGGATAACGGAGATACTTCCAGTTGAAATAAGCCTTCCAGCAATAGGTCAGGGAGCGATTGGAATAGAATGTCGTATAGATGATGAATTTATAAATTCTCTTGTTAGACCATTAAATGATTACAAGACCTCAATAGCAGTAATTGCTGAGAGGGCCTTTCTCAAAAGGCTTGAGGGAGGCTGTCAGGTCCCTATTGCTGCTCATGCAAGATTTTTTAACGGAAAGCTTGTCATGGATGGACTTGTTAGTTCTATTCCTGGAGATAAAATAATAAGAGGGCATGCTGAAGAGGCAGGCTTTCCCGAGGAAACTTCAGGCCTGGAGAAAAAATTAATAGATAAAGCAGAGAGATTAGGTATAACACTCGCTGAGGATCTTCTGAAAAGAGGCGCAAGGGAGATACTTGATGAAGTTTACATGCAGTAA
- a CDS encoding ATP-binding protein: MRYYKITLIFLLLLLFVAANILLFIRFIKLGNEPLYAILFLAGINLNLLALLILFFYVGKNILRLYIERKRNLPGHRFQIQLVSIFVILTLIPGIFLFIIGSGLVTGYIERWLTPQSLSSLEESLNMARIYYEEKKELLKSEGLSLKARIEAGLGFKDINFKSESRWELLNIPDDELTKEAYSRKEAMAISKTPEGEYIRIALRTEKGILRGSLTIPGEITRAVERLKNEYEETTLKLKWKFPLKVNFVMTFGFFTLLIIMLALWTGLRISKKITEPVRELTGATMAVASGDLDVRIKTEEGRNDEFAYLIKNFNFMIEELKKSKLQLQEALRETEGQRIRLSSILENIHTGVLFIDSEGVINSINKAAQRILGIHQDYFTGKNYRELLNYIGSEELDSLIRDIRLKDLLESSDGKRITVSRGFEKEIRLTVKDRSMILRVFITAIRLPERKGDIIGLIVVFDDITEIINAQKAVAWQEIASRIAHEVKNPLTPIKLSTERLIKKWYNRDSDFEEVFETSTKTIIREVESLRRLVSDFAQFGRMPKIEKKVIDLREILREVYYLYSGFKNVRLHLFLPPEDVKVEVDPEQIKRVFINIIDNAIEALKSVPEGVQLGESGMDSSLKGNIFIKLIEDAENRLAIVSIADDGPGIPDEIKDKLFIPHFTTRKGGSGLGLAIANRIVTEHRGLIKIKDNSPRGAIFIVELPLTLSGKGYS; encoded by the coding sequence ATGAGATATTATAAGATAACATTGATATTTCTCCTTCTGCTGTTATTCGTTGCAGCAAATATTCTTCTTTTTATAAGATTTATTAAACTTGGCAATGAACCCCTTTATGCCATACTTTTTCTCGCCGGCATTAATCTTAATCTTCTCGCTCTCCTCATACTTTTTTTCTATGTCGGAAAAAATATTCTAAGGCTTTATATAGAGAGAAAAAGAAATCTGCCGGGTCACAGATTCCAGATCCAGCTTGTGAGCATATTTGTTATCCTGACCTTAATACCTGGAATATTTCTTTTCATCATTGGAAGTGGTCTGGTTACAGGATATATCGAAAGATGGCTTACACCCCAGAGCCTTTCATCTCTTGAAGAGTCCCTGAATATGGCAAGAATATATTATGAAGAGAAAAAGGAATTGCTTAAATCAGAAGGCCTGAGTCTGAAGGCCAGAATTGAGGCCGGTCTTGGGTTTAAAGACATTAATTTTAAATCTGAAAGCAGGTGGGAATTGCTTAATATACCTGATGATGAACTCACAAAAGAAGCTTACTCTAGGAAGGAAGCCATGGCGATCTCAAAAACTCCTGAAGGAGAATATATAAGGATAGCCCTTCGTACAGAGAAAGGTATTCTAAGGGGCTCCTTAACTATACCCGGGGAAATAACCCGTGCTGTGGAGAGATTAAAAAATGAATATGAAGAGACGACCCTTAAACTAAAATGGAAATTTCCTTTGAAGGTAAACTTTGTAATGACCTTTGGATTTTTCACACTCCTTATTATTATGCTTGCACTATGGACAGGCTTAAGGATATCTAAGAAAATAACTGAACCTGTAAGGGAACTCACTGGAGCAACAATGGCAGTAGCATCAGGAGATCTTGATGTAAGAATAAAAACAGAAGAGGGCAGAAATGATGAATTCGCCTACTTAATAAAAAATTTTAATTTCATGATTGAAGAACTTAAAAAGAGCAAGCTCCAGTTGCAGGAGGCATTAAGGGAAACAGAGGGTCAAAGGATAAGGCTTTCAAGTATCCTTGAGAACATCCATACAGGTGTCCTTTTTATTGATAGTGAAGGAGTTATAAATTCCATAAACAAGGCAGCTCAAAGGATACTGGGAATTCATCAGGATTATTTTACAGGCAAAAATTACAGAGAACTTTTGAATTATATAGGTTCCGAGGAACTCGATAGCCTTATAAGGGATATAAGGCTAAAGGATCTACTAGAATCATCTGATGGAAAGAGAATAACAGTGAGCAGGGGTTTTGAGAAAGAAATAAGGCTTACAGTCAAGGATAGGTCCATGATTCTCCGTGTATTTATAACTGCAATAAGATTGCCTGAGAGAAAAGGTGATATTATTGGTCTCATAGTAGTATTTGATGATATAACAGAAATTATTAATGCCCAGAAGGCTGTCGCCTGGCAGGAGATTGCCTCAAGGATAGCCCACGAGGTTAAAAATCCACTGACGCCTATAAAATTATCTACCGAAAGGCTTATTAAAAAATGGTATAACAGGGATAGCGATTTTGAAGAAGTATTCGAAACCTCTACAAAAACAATTATAAGAGAGGTAGAGAGCCTGAGGCGCCTCGTTTCTGATTTTGCCCAGTTCGGAAGGATGCCAAAGATTGAAAAGAAGGTCATTGATTTGAGGGAGATATTGCGTGAGGTTTACTATCTTTATTCAGGCTTTAAAAATGTAAGGCTCCATCTCTTCCTTCCTCCTGAGGACGTCAAGGTAGAGGTTGATCCTGAGCAGATAAAGAGGGTTTTCATCAATATAATTGATAATGCCATTGAGGCCTTAAAATCAGTACCCGAAGGTGTTCAACTAGGGGAATCAGGTATGGATTCATCATTAAAGGGCAATATCTTTATAAAACTCATAGAGGATGCCGAAAACAGGCTTGCAATAGTCAGCATAGCTGATGATGGACCAGGTATACCTGATGAGATTAAGGATAAACTTTTTATTCCTCATTTCACAACGAGAAAGGGCGGCTCCGGTCTCGGTCTTGCGATTGCCAATAGGATTGTTACCGAACACAGGGGGTTGATCAAGATAAAGGACAACAGTCCTAGGGGAGCAATCTTCATCGTAGAATTACCATTAACATTGTCTGGCAAGGGGTATTCCTGA
- a CDS encoding DUF4390 domain-containing protein has product MTQKTEIMQEEEPFLKETSALRLRLKKLFSSSASLASTFLCITSVLLFLLFLTTCLLAQEIGDIDVRMNGDELVVSTSVILPENFINEIKNGIQKELVFYIDLFRVWKNWPDEYIFGNSIVRKIEGDVIKGEYVMSSFDRNRKIIVEKKFKTLESMLSAMSVISSLSLINIKGIEPGDYYIKVTVESRLRRLPPVVGYLLFFIPEKEFSISRDSAIFRLSSK; this is encoded by the coding sequence ATGACTCAAAAGACAGAGATAATGCAAGAAGAGGAGCCATTCCTTAAAGAAACCAGCGCATTAAGATTGAGGCTGAAAAAATTATTTTCATCCTCAGCCTCGTTGGCCAGCACATTTCTATGCATAACCTCTGTTCTTCTCTTCCTGTTGTTCCTGACCACATGCCTTCTTGCTCAGGAGATAGGAGATATTGATGTAAGAATGAATGGCGATGAACTGGTGGTTTCTACCTCGGTAATTCTACCAGAGAATTTTATAAACGAGATTAAAAATGGCATTCAGAAGGAGCTTGTTTTTTATATAGACCTCTTCAGGGTCTGGAAAAATTGGCCTGATGAATATATCTTCGGTAATTCTATAGTCAGAAAAATTGAAGGTGATGTTATAAAAGGTGAGTATGTAATGAGTTCTTTTGACAGAAACAGGAAGATAATCGTAGAAAAAAAATTTAAAACCCTTGAATCTATGCTTAGCGCAATGTCCGTCATTAGCTCCCTTTCCCTTATAAACATAAAGGGGATTGAACCAGGTGATTATTACATAAAAGTAACAGTGGAATCACGATTGAGAAGACTTCCGCCCGTGGTTGGCTATCTCCTCTTTTTTATACCTGAAAAGGAATTTTCCATATCAAGGGATTCAGCCATATTCAGACTCAGTTCAAAATGA
- the cobA gene encoding uroporphyrinogen-III C-methyltransferase has protein sequence MKGKVYIVGAGPGDIGLFTIKGLKCLQMADVVIYDFHINAQILNYLKEEAEFVYAGKRGGHHELSQEDINRLLVEKAKEGKIVVRLKGGDPFVFGRGGEEAEVLAREGIPFEIIPGITSAIAVPAYAGIPLTHRQYSSLFTVITGNEDITKPESKINWKALAELGGTLVFLMAVKNLEFITRELIKNGKDPDTPAALIRWGTRADQVTYTGTLKTIPEMVKLNDIKPPAIFVTGDVVRLRETLSWYEKKPLFGHRILLTGRDSSQYEKLEFLGAEIIEFPAIDILPPEDWTELDRSIKGLESYQWLIFTSKTAVKYFMERLFQNNRDIRDLKGIKICAVGTKTEEELKRYGLRVDILPDEFRAEGLMEVLNDIYKGNLSGLRFLFPRAENAREVIPEKIKALGGFVDAPVTYRSQKPESHAKRIKRFFKEGRITVAVFTSGAAFKNFVEIVGEEAMEFLENVKIAVIGPVTRKAVESTGLRVSIMPERATNEDLVEAIIEYLSSD, from the coding sequence ATGAAAGGTAAGGTCTACATTGTTGGAGCAGGTCCAGGCGACATCGGGCTCTTCACAATAAAGGGACTGAAGTGTCTGCAGATGGCTGATGTTGTTATTTATGATTTTCATATAAATGCCCAGATACTTAATTATCTAAAAGAAGAAGCTGAATTTGTCTATGCTGGTAAACGCGGGGGCCATCATGAACTTAGTCAGGAAGATATAAACAGGCTTCTTGTAGAAAAAGCAAAAGAAGGTAAGATTGTTGTAAGATTAAAAGGTGGAGATCCCTTTGTCTTTGGAAGAGGCGGAGAGGAAGCAGAGGTTCTTGCACGGGAAGGCATACCCTTTGAGATTATCCCAGGTATAACCTCAGCAATAGCAGTTCCTGCCTATGCAGGTATCCCTCTTACCCACAGACAGTATTCATCTCTTTTTACAGTAATAACAGGAAATGAAGATATCACAAAGCCTGAAAGTAAGATAAACTGGAAGGCTCTAGCAGAGCTCGGCGGCACACTGGTTTTTTTGATGGCAGTAAAAAATCTTGAATTTATCACTCGTGAACTAATAAAGAATGGTAAGGATCCTGATACACCAGCTGCACTTATAAGATGGGGTACAAGGGCGGACCAGGTAACATATACTGGAACACTAAAGACAATTCCTGAAATGGTTAAACTGAATGATATAAAACCACCCGCTATATTTGTAACAGGAGATGTGGTGAGACTTAGAGAAACCCTTTCATGGTATGAAAAAAAACCTCTTTTCGGTCACAGGATACTCCTTACAGGCAGGGATTCATCTCAATATGAGAAGCTGGAATTTCTCGGTGCAGAGATAATTGAATTTCCAGCCATAGATATCCTGCCTCCTGAGGACTGGACAGAACTTGATAGATCAATAAAAGGGCTTGAGAGCTATCAATGGCTTATCTTTACCTCAAAGACAGCTGTAAAATATTTTATGGAAAGGCTTTTTCAAAATAACAGAGATATCAGGGATTTGAAGGGCATAAAGATATGCGCTGTTGGGACAAAGACAGAAGAGGAGCTTAAAAGATATGGTCTCAGGGTGGACATTCTGCCTGATGAATTCAGGGCTGAGGGTCTGATGGAAGTCCTGAATGACATTTATAAAGGAAACCTCAGTGGATTAAGGTTCCTCTTTCCAAGAGCAGAGAATGCAAGAGAGGTAATACCGGAAAAGATAAAGGCCTTGGGAGGTTTTGTTGATGCTCCTGTTACTTACAGGTCTCAAAAGCCAGAGAGTCACGCAAAGAGGATAAAGAGGTTTTTTAAAGAAGGAAGGATAACAGTTGCTGTCTTTACAAGTGGTGCTGCCTTTAAGAATTTTGTGGAAATTGTAGGTGAAGAGGCAATGGAATTTTTAGAAAATGTAAAAATTGCTGTGATAGGTCCTGTAACTAGAAAGGCGGTTGAATCCACAGGTCTAAGGGTTTCTATCATGCCTGAAAGGGCAACGAATGAAGACCTTGTGGAAGCGATTATTGAATATCTTAGCAGTGATTAA
- a CDS encoding class II fructose-bisphosphate aldolase, translating to MEILDMAVYEAVFTDDEEKKIKSLKKLKEEAKNQGVWPASIKGLYETFAKEFPGFTVPAINIRGLTYDVARAAFKKAIEHKVGAVIFEIARSEIGYTKQRPLEYSAVILSAAVREGYRGPVFLQGDHFQIVKRNFEKDPEGEINYLKRLIKEAIEAEFYNIDIDSSTLVDLSRDSVYEQQRPNFEHTARLAEHIRLLEPEGISISIGGEIGEIGHKNSTPEELRAFLDGFNRTFRGSGGLCKISVQTGTSHGGVVLPDGSLKEVNIDFDTLRVLSDIARREYGLAGAVQHGASTLPENAFDMFPEVGTAEIHLATGFQNILYDSKVLPEEFRMEVYEYLKKEFASERKEGETDEQFIYKIRKKGFGSLKKRWWDLPEKVRAGLREELGDRFELLFKKLKVVNTSEIVRATVKR from the coding sequence ATGGAAATCCTTGATATGGCAGTTTATGAGGCAGTATTTACAGATGATGAAGAGAAGAAAATTAAGTCCTTGAAGAAGTTGAAGGAAGAAGCAAAGAATCAGGGTGTATGGCCCGCATCCATAAAGGGTCTTTATGAGACCTTTGCAAAGGAATTTCCTGGCTTTACTGTACCAGCTATAAACATCAGAGGACTCACTTATGATGTGGCAAGAGCTGCTTTCAAAAAGGCAATTGAACATAAAGTTGGAGCAGTGATCTTTGAAATAGCCCGTTCAGAAATAGGATATACAAAACAGAGACCCCTTGAATACTCAGCAGTAATACTTTCTGCAGCTGTTAGAGAGGGTTACAGAGGACCGGTTTTTCTTCAGGGTGACCATTTCCAGATCGTAAAGAGAAATTTTGAGAAAGATCCCGAGGGAGAAATAAATTATCTAAAGAGATTAATAAAGGAGGCAATAGAGGCAGAGTTTTACAATATAGATATTGATAGCTCGACCCTTGTTGACCTATCCAGAGACTCTGTTTACGAACAGCAGAGGCCAAATTTTGAGCATACCGCAAGGCTTGCTGAACATATAAGACTTCTTGAACCGGAAGGAATTTCTATATCAATAGGAGGAGAGATAGGAGAGATAGGTCATAAAAACAGCACACCAGAGGAGCTCAGGGCATTTCTTGATGGTTTTAACAGGACATTCAGAGGTAGTGGCGGACTATGCAAGATAAGTGTCCAGACAGGGACAAGCCATGGAGGGGTGGTGCTACCAGATGGAAGTCTCAAGGAGGTAAATATAGATTTTGATACCCTCAGGGTTCTTTCTGATATAGCAAGAAGAGAATATGGACTTGCAGGTGCTGTGCAGCATGGAGCATCTACACTTCCTGAGAATGCCTTTGATATGTTTCCAGAAGTTGGCACTGCTGAGATACATCTTGCAACAGGATTCCAGAATATCCTTTATGACAGTAAAGTACTTCCTGAAGAATTTAGAATGGAGGTTTATGAATACCTTAAAAAAGAATTTGCTTCAGAGAGAAAAGAGGGCGAGACCGATGAACAGTTTATATATAAGATAAGAAAAAAGGGTTTCGGTTCACTGAAAAAAAGGTGGTGGGACCTGCCTGAAAAGGTCAGGGCAGGCCTAAGGGAGGAGCTTGGAGATAGATTTGAGTTATTATTCAAGAAGCTTAAGGTAGTAAATACCTCAGAAATTGTAAGAGCTACAGTAAAGAGATGA
- a CDS encoding secondary thiamine-phosphate synthase enzyme YjbQ, with protein sequence MKIKTITVKSKARTEFIDITSEIQKVIDAEGIKNGICFLFVPHTTAGITINEGADPSVQRDVQALLSRLVPQDLNYLHREGNADAHIKSTIVGVDKFIFIEDGRLVLGTWQAIYFCEFDGPRHRRVAVKILSDD encoded by the coding sequence ATGAAGATAAAAACCATCACTGTAAAAAGTAAGGCTAGGACAGAATTTATTGACATAACCTCAGAAATTCAGAAGGTGATTGACGCTGAGGGAATTAAAAATGGAATATGCTTCCTCTTTGTTCCCCACACAACAGCAGGTATAACAATAAATGAGGGAGCTGATCCTTCAGTCCAGAGGGATGTACAGGCACTCCTTTCAAGACTCGTTCCTCAGGACCTGAATTATCTGCACAGGGAAGGCAATGCAGATGCCCACATTAAATCTACCATTGTGGGAGTTGATAAATTTATTTTTATTGAAGATGGAAGGCTCGTTCTTGGAACCTGGCAGGCTATATACTTCTGTGAATTTGATGGGCCGAGACACAGGCGTGTAGCTGTAAAGATTCTTTCTGATGACTGA
- a CDS encoding sigma-54 dependent transcriptional regulator — MTNLILVIDDEEGIRDSLRGILEDEGYDVITSMNAEEGLRIFDEQTPDLVLLDIWLPGMDGIEALKRMRDRRPSVPVIMISGHGTIELAVKAAKLGAYDFLEKPLALERVIITVKRALEKAALEGTLRAIKEEEEKYRIIGESPVIKHLKQQIELIAPSGSVVLITGESGSGKELVAREIHRKSQRQKGPFIEVNCAAIPRELIESELFGHEKGSFTGATERKKGKFELADGGTLFLDEIGDMSKEAQAKVLRVIETKEFQRVGGSKNIKVDVRIIAATNKDLSDEVKKGNFREDLFFRLNVIPVRVPSLRERKEDIPLLADYFLELIAQQFGKPKKSISSAAIKALLDYNWPGNVRELKNLIERLFILSSGEIITEEDIRASMGTIQTPNIQSYLRFRTLKEARDAFERDFILRKLEENNWNISKTAEAINLERTALYRKMKLLGLKEIEEQKD, encoded by the coding sequence TTGACTAATTTAATACTTGTTATAGATGATGAAGAAGGTATAAGGGATAGCCTCAGGGGCATACTTGAGGATGAGGGTTATGATGTTATCACATCTATGAATGCTGAAGAGGGTCTCAGGATATTTGATGAGCAAACTCCAGACCTCGTCCTTCTTGATATATGGTTACCGGGCATGGATGGTATAGAGGCATTAAAGAGAATGAGGGACAGAAGACCATCTGTGCCTGTAATAATGATATCAGGTCACGGAACCATAGAGCTTGCCGTCAAAGCAGCAAAACTTGGTGCCTATGATTTTCTTGAAAAGCCTCTGGCACTGGAAAGGGTAATAATTACAGTCAAGCGAGCCCTTGAGAAGGCTGCTCTTGAGGGTACACTTAGGGCAATTAAGGAAGAAGAAGAAAAATACAGAATTATCGGAGAATCTCCTGTTATAAAACATTTAAAACAACAGATTGAACTTATAGCTCCATCAGGTAGCGTGGTGCTCATAACAGGAGAAAGCGGTTCCGGAAAAGAACTTGTAGCAAGGGAGATTCACAGGAAAAGTCAGAGACAGAAAGGGCCTTTTATCGAGGTAAACTGTGCTGCCATCCCAAGGGAACTAATTGAGAGTGAACTTTTCGGTCATGAAAAAGGTTCCTTCACAGGTGCAACAGAAAGAAAAAAGGGGAAATTTGAGCTGGCTGATGGAGGTACACTCTTTCTGGATGAGATAGGAGACATGTCAAAGGAGGCACAGGCAAAGGTCTTGCGAGTAATAGAGACAAAGGAATTCCAGAGGGTTGGAGGGTCAAAAAATATAAAGGTTGATGTACGGATCATAGCTGCTACAAACAAAGACCTTTCTGATGAGGTAAAGAAAGGAAATTTCAGGGAAGACCTTTTTTTCAGATTAAATGTTATTCCTGTAAGGGTGCCATCTTTAAGAGAAAGAAAGGAAGATATTCCTCTACTGGCAGATTATTTTCTCGAGTTAATAGCACAGCAGTTTGGCAAGCCAAAGAAGAGCATCTCCAGTGCTGCAATAAAAGCCCTTCTGGATTATAACTGGCCTGGCAATGTCAGGGAGTTAAAAAATCTAATCGAAAGACTTTTTATTCTGTCGTCAGGAGAAATTATAACTGAAGAAGACATAAGGGCCTCCATGGGAACAATACAGACGCCCAATATTCAGAGCTATCTCAGGTTCAGGACCCTAAAAGAGGCTAGAGATGCTTTTGAAAGGGACTTCATACTGAGAAAACTTGAGGAAAATAACTGGAACATATCAAAAACTGCAGAAGCAATAAACCTAGAAAGAACAGCCCTTTACAGAAAGATGAAGTTGCTGGGGCTGAAAGAGATTGAGGAACAGAAAGATTAG
- the pfp gene encoding diphosphate--fructose-6-phosphate 1-phosphotransferase produces MRKGKGYLGIVVGGGPAPGINGVISSATIEAINEGCEVIGIKGGFKTLFNGDKKSVVKLTINDVSRIHTQGGSILGTSRDYPDRVKERFRILIRTLRDLGIRYLITIGGEGTVFMANWIQKEAKWLSVAHVPKTIDNDIPLPGGMPTFGYETARHWGVEIVKNIMEDARTMERWYFVTTMGRHAGHLALGIGKSSGATITLIPEEFREKVVPLKKISDLLAGSIIKRLAMGRTHGVAILAEGIAEKLDINELSKYEYLEKDETGRIRLSEIQLGRILKHEVKNTLKEHGINITIVDKNIGYELRAAAPIPFDVEYTRNLGYGAVKFLLEGGRGALVSFHDGKLHPVPFEELTNKEGRISLRLVDINSETYMVGRMYMIRLESGDFKGEMLKKLSGVCGISPEEFRKRFIYLTEDFSCRPVCL; encoded by the coding sequence ATGAGAAAAGGTAAAGGATATCTTGGGATTGTTGTTGGAGGCGGTCCTGCACCAGGCATCAATGGTGTTATAAGTTCGGCTACAATCGAGGCAATAAATGAGGGCTGCGAGGTAATAGGAATTAAAGGTGGATTTAAAACTTTATTTAATGGTGATAAAAAATCAGTAGTTAAACTTACAATCAATGATGTCTCAAGGATACATACCCAGGGTGGGTCCATACTCGGAACATCAAGGGATTATCCTGACAGGGTCAAGGAGAGATTTCGTATTCTTATCAGGACACTTCGTGACTTAGGGATTCGCTATCTCATCACCATCGGTGGAGAAGGCACAGTATTTATGGCAAACTGGATACAGAAAGAGGCAAAGTGGCTTTCTGTTGCCCATGTTCCAAAGACTATAGATAATGACATTCCCCTTCCAGGAGGCATGCCGACTTTTGGCTATGAAACAGCAAGACACTGGGGAGTGGAGATTGTAAAAAATATAATGGAAGATGCCAGGACAATGGAGAGGTGGTATTTTGTTACTACCATGGGAAGGCATGCAGGCCATCTTGCCCTGGGCATCGGAAAATCTTCAGGTGCGACAATCACACTTATACCAGAGGAGTTTCGGGAAAAAGTTGTTCCTTTAAAAAAGATATCTGATCTCCTTGCAGGTTCAATAATAAAAAGGCTTGCGATGGGAAGAACTCACGGAGTGGCGATTCTTGCAGAAGGTATAGCAGAAAAACTTGATATTAATGAATTGAGTAAGTATGAATATCTCGAGAAGGATGAGACTGGCAGGATAAGGTTATCAGAGATACAGCTTGGAAGGATTTTAAAACATGAGGTAAAAAATACCCTTAAAGAGCACGGGATAAATATCACTATTGTTGACAAAAATATTGGCTATGAGTTAAGGGCAGCAGCTCCAATACCCTTCGATGTGGAATATACAAGAAATCTTGGTTACGGTGCGGTAAAATTCCTTCTTGAGGGCGGCAGGGGCGCACTCGTATCCTTTCATGATGGTAAACTCCATCCTGTTCCTTTTGAAGAACTTACAAATAAGGAAGGTAGAATCAGTCTGAGACTTGTGGATATTAATTCAGAGACCTATATGGTTGGCAGGATGTATATGATAAGGCTTGAAAGTGGTGATTTCAAAGGGGAAATGCTTAAAAAACTCTCTGGAGTCTGTGGTATCAGCCCTGAGGAATTCAGAAAAAGATTTATTTATCTCACAGAGGATTTTTCCTGCAGGCCGGTATGTCTGTAA
- a CDS encoding adenosine-specific kinase, protein MEIKTVRINIPEGCNIILGQTHFIKTTEDLYEIMAGTIPGAEFGVAFTEASGPCLIRTEGNSEELIQSCARILQDIGAGHVFCILLRKAYPINVLNQIKLCPEVCRIFCATANPLQVIVAETEQGRGILGVIDGASPKGIEVQEDKVKRKEFLRKIGYKL, encoded by the coding sequence ATGGAGATAAAAACTGTGCGAATCAATATTCCTGAAGGTTGTAATATTATCCTTGGCCAGACCCATTTTATTAAGACAACTGAAGACCTCTATGAAATAATGGCAGGCACAATACCTGGTGCGGAATTTGGCGTTGCCTTTACAGAGGCTTCGGGCCCCTGTCTCATTAGGACTGAGGGCAATAGTGAGGAACTTATACAGAGTTGTGCAAGGATACTTCAAGATATAGGTGCAGGTCATGTATTCTGTATACTGCTTAGAAAGGCCTATCCGATTAATGTCCTTAATCAGATAAAATTATGTCCTGAGGTGTGCCGAATCTTCTGTGCTACAGCAAATCCACTACAGGTTATTGTTGCTGAAACAGAGCAGGGCAGGGGCATACTGGGTGTTATAGATGGAGCTTCTCCAAAGGGAATTGAGGTACAGGAGGATAAGGTTAAGAGGAAGGAGTTTCTCAGAAAGATCGGCTATAAGCTTTAA